In Fibrobacterota bacterium, the DNA window TCCAGGCGCCCGCCAGCGCCTCGAGGGAATTCCCCCCGGCGATGAGGAGCGATGCCGCCCAATCCCCGGAGGCGGACATGTTGACGAGGAACGCGCCGACAAGTACCGAGGGCCAAACCCAACGGCCCAGCAGTACCATGGCCGCCAAGGCGAGACCGGTCGGCGGCCATACGGGCGAAGCGCTGGAGTTCAAGGTCGCAAGGGAGAGGCCATAGCGCCCTGCCAGGTAGTAAACCCCGGTGAGCGAGGCCAGGATAGCCGCTTGGCGCAGGCGATGCATGTTATTAAACCGCATGGAGTTAGTCTCCGACCAGACCTTCTATTCTCTCATGGCTATCGGGTATGGGCAAGCGGATTCCCTTCCCTGGGATGGGCCCTACGCACGCTTTGTGCGTGGAATCGCGATCGCAGCTTTGGTTTCCGCCCCAGGTATCAGGGCCTATTTCGTTATTTGGGTCCCTCCTATCGGAGAATGCGGGAGCGCGGTTACCGCCCTCCCTGCGGGCTCGAGTGCATCTGTTCGGCGAAATAGTTGGACAATTCCGCCGCGTATTCCGGCGTCATCGGCCGGCCGGGATCGTATGCCGGGGCAAGGCGGATGTCGTCGCGTCCGGCGTCCACGTCCACGGTCCGATCCTCCCAGTGGATGGCCCCGATCCACGCCGGCGGAACCAGAACCATTTTCCCTGGTCTCCAGTTCCGCGTTCCGGCCACCAGGTAGCGGATGGACCAGTCCTGATCATCGTAAAGGAAATCCTCGACGTGGCCGATCTCTCCGTCGCGGGCGCGCAAATGGTAGCCCGTGACGTCGTCGGTGCTCCGCAGATGCGGATCCCCGGAAGGCTGCGGGGAGCCCTGGGCGTTCGCCTGCAACGATTGTTCGATGGGGCCCGCGGGCGGGATGGGGTAGGGCGTGGGGCCCCAAAGGTAAGGCCCGGCCCAGTAATAGGGCCAGCCGAAATGCCGGTAATAGGCCTCCTCGAATTGCCGGTTCACGGGACGCTCGGATTCTGGCGAAGGGCAGGCGCGAATCTGCTCCTGCGTCAGATTCACGGGTACGGACTTGGCGTCCTCGTCGGGTCGTCCGAGCAGATGCGGGGAAAGCAATACCATTCGGCCCGTGAGCCAGTTGCCCGCCTGGGCGACCACATAGCGCATGGTCCAGTACGAATCGTCGAAATAGAATTCGTCGATATGGCCGATCCGGCCGTCCGACGCTCCCAGCGAGTATTCCTTCATCTTCTTGGCGGATCGAAGCATGCGGCCTCCTTGAGCGCCCTTGGAGGGGGGTGTCGATCCTGAAAATACTTTTCCGGCGGAGGAGGGGATTAGATAAGAGGGCTTCGGAACGGGACCGCCAGGGACGGACCCTGGCGGCCCAGGCGGCCCAGACGTTTTACGCGGACGGATCCAGCGCCGCTCCGGATTCGGCATCGAAAAAACGCCCTCGCGCGAGGCCTAGGGCCAGTTCGAGCCTGTCTCCGGGGCGGCATCCGGCCGTATCCTTGGGCCGGGCGGCGAAGGCCTCTCCTCCGCCCCCTTCCAGATATAGGCAGACCTGCCCGCCTAGCCGTTCCGCCACCGCGATGCGGGCGGCGATCCTGGGGAACGACCCCGAGCGGGCTTCTTCCGAACCGATGTCCTCGGGGCGCAATCCGAACACGATGGGCTTCCCCGCATGTTTCGCCAGATCCCGTTTCCGCGCAGGATCGAGGGGGAAGGAAAAAAGCGGGTGGATGAATGCGGGTTCTCCTCCGGATTCGCCAAGAGCGCCCCGGAACAGGTTCATGCCCGGTGTCCCGATAAAGGAAGCCGTGAAGGCGTTGGCCGGGAACCGATAGAGGGTATCCGGATCGGCGCATTGCTGGATCACCCCGTCCCGCAGGACCACCACGCGATCGCCCAGGGTCATCGCCTCCACCTGATCGTGGGTCACGAATAGCATGGCGGCCTCGGATTCCAGATGGAGGCGCGCGATTTCCACCCGCAATTGCGCGCGCATCATGGCGTCCAGGTTGGAAAGCGGCTCGTCGAACAGGTAGACCTTGGGCTTGCGCAGAATGGCCCGCCCCAGGGCCGCCCGCTGCCTCTGCCCGCCGCTCATTTCCCCCGGGTAACGCCCAAGTAACCCCTCGATGCCGAGGAGTGCCGCCGTCTCCCGCACGCGCTTATCGATTTCGACCTTGGGGGTCCCGCGTAGCTTCAGCCCGAAAGCCATGTTCTCGGCCACGGTCATATGCGGGAAGAGGGTGTAATTCTGGAACATGATGGCCATGTCCCGTTCCCGCGGCGGCAGGCCGTCCAGGGCCTTGCCTTCCAGGACGACCGTTCCGGCATCGGGTTCCTCAAGTCCCGCGATCAGGCGCAGCAGGGTGGACTTCCCGCAACCCGACGGGCCCACGACGGTGACCAATTCGCGCTCGCCTACCGCCAGGGAAAAGCCGTCCAGAGCCTTGACTCCGCCCGGGAAGCTTTTGGAAAGGCCCTCGATCGCCAATTTCGCGCGCGGGCTCATTGCACGGTCAGTTCGGCCAAGGAGGATTTGAAATGCCTTTGCACCAGCAGATATAGGAGCGCCGTGGGGATCAAGGTCATCGCCGATCCGGCCATCAGCAGGCCATAGGGAATGCGCATTGAACTCCCGTACAGGGAACTGAGCGCGACCCCGGCCGTCATATGCTCGGGCGCGGTCAGCATCACCAGGGGGATCAGATGCTCGTGCCAGGCGAGGATGAAATGGATGAGCCCGTAGGCGATAAGCGATGGGCGGAGCAAGGGCAGGCAGGCCAGGAAAACGCGGTACTCCGAAGCCCCCTCGCTGCGCGCCATGTCGAGCAGGTCGTCGGGCAGGCGCTTACAGGCTTGCGTGAAATAGAGTACGCCGATCCCGGAAATGGCGCCGGGCCAAATCACCGACCAGGGCCCGTCCAGCAGATGCAACCGGTTCATCCATACGAAGAGCGGCAGGACCATGACCTGGCGCGGGATCAGCACCACCAGGACCGCCAGCGCGAAGAGAAGGCGCTTGCCGTGGAACGAATGCTTGGCGAATACGAATCCCGCGGCCGCGGAAAGGGCCAAGGCGATGAGCGTTTGCGCGACGGTGATCACGAGGGAATTCAGGAATTGCCGCGGGTAAGGGATCCACTCCCCGGAAAGCAGGCTGCGGTAATGCCGGAGATGGAACTCCTCCGGGAGCAAAGGGAAGATGTTGAAGATCTCGGGATTGGCCTTGAAGGTGGCGAGCACCATCCATAGGAAGGGGAACGCGAATAGGGCGGATAGGAAAAGCAAAACCCCTAAGGCCAGGACGGGACCGGCGTGGCGAGGGCGAACCGGGGAACGTCGATCAGCCATGGACGCCTCCCGGAATGGCCACGGCCTGGCGCGAACGTTCGGCGCGACCCCGGCCGCGCAAGAGCAGGAGCCAAACGGCGAACATCAGCAAGGGCACCATGGAGAAGCCCATGGCCGCCGCCGAGCCGAAGCGGCCCAAGGTGAAGGCGGTCAGGTAATTATAGGCCACCAGGAGCAGGCCGGCATCCAAGGTCCCGCCCGAGCCGCCCAGCAGGATGTAGGCCCCCTCGAAAAGAACGCAGGCATCCAGGAACAGGAACACCGCGGTGAATGCGAGGACATGAGATAGCATCGGCAAGGTGACGTACCGGAAGGCATGCCAGGCGCCGGCGCCTTCGGCGCGGGCCAGATCGTAATAGGCTTTCGGGATCCCGTCCAATCCCGAAAGCAGGATCAAGGTCGTGAAGCCCGACCAACGCCATATCGCCAAAAGGACGAGGGAGAATTTGATCACGCGCGGATCGCGGATCCAATCGACCATGGGCAATCCCAGGGGGGCCGCGACCAGGGCGTTGAGCATTCCGTGCGGCCCGTTGAAAACGAGCAGGTATAGGAATGCGAGGACGGCGGGCGGGGTGAGGCCCGGGAGCATCAGGCAGAAGAGGATGGCGCTCCGGGAACGTGCGTAGGTCCGCCGCAGCAAGTGGGCGAGGCCTAGGGAAAAGGCCGTGACCGCGCTGATGGACATGGCCGCATAGGCCAGGGTGTTCCGAAGCGCGTGGAAGAAACGGGGGTCGTGGAGCAGCTCGCGGTAATGGGCGAGCCCGACGAATTCGGGCTCATCGAATAGGGTATCCGATTGCAGGCTCAAGGAAAAGCCTTGGGCGATGGGGATGAGCCAGAAGGCCACCAGCCCGGCGAAGAAGGGGACGAGCAGGAAGACCGGCAGTGGCTTGCGCCGCGTCTTCAGGGCTTGGTCCCGCCTTTCGAGAGCAGTTCGGTCTTGATGCACCTTGGGGGCCAATTCCATGAACAGGCCCGCCAGGGTCTGCCCGGCGAAATAGGGATCGGCGCGGTTGAAGCGAAGGTCCGTCCAGGCCGGGCGGTAAGGGGTGAAGCAGTTCCCCTGCAGGTAGCGTTCCACGTTGGCGTCCACGTCCGACATGACCCAGTCGATGAACTTCCAGGCGCGATCCTGCTGCTTGCTCTTCTTGAAGATGACCAGCCCCTGGCCCGAAAAGCTCGAAGTCGGGCTTTGGCCGCGGGACAAGGTATCGGTCCAAACCGGCAACGGAATGGCCTTCCACTTACCCGTATGCTTGACGTCGAAGCCCTGGATCATATCCAGGCCGTACCAGTCCGCCCCCATGATGGCGAGCACGCCGTTGTTCTGGACGTAGGAATTGAAGAATTCCGGTTCGAACATGGAACCGCGGTCGGGCACCAGGCCGA includes these proteins:
- a CDS encoding PRC-barrel domain containing protein; translated protein: MLRSAKKMKEYSLGASDGRIGHIDEFYFDDSYWTMRYVVAQAGNWLTGRMVLLSPHLLGRPDEDAKSVPVNLTQEQIRACPSPESERPVNRQFEEAYYRHFGWPYYWAGPYLWGPTPYPIPPAGPIEQSLQANAQGSPQPSGDPHLRSTDDVTGYHLRARDGEIGHVEDFLYDDQDWSIRYLVAGTRNWRPGKMVLVPPAWIGAIHWEDRTVDVDAGRDDIRLAPAYDPGRPMTPEYAAELSNYFAEQMHSSPQGGR
- a CDS encoding ABC transporter ATP-binding protein, with translation MSPRAKLAIEGLSKSFPGGVKALDGFSLAVGERELVTVVGPSGCGKSTLLRLIAGLEEPDAGTVVLEGKALDGLPPRERDMAIMFQNYTLFPHMTVAENMAFGLKLRGTPKVEIDKRVRETAALLGIEGLLGRYPGEMSGGQRQRAALGRAILRKPKVYLFDEPLSNLDAMMRAQLRVEIARLHLESEAAMLFVTHDQVEAMTLGDRVVVLRDGVIQQCADPDTLYRFPANAFTASFIGTPGMNLFRGALGESGGEPAFIHPLFSFPLDPARKRDLAKHAGKPIVFGLRPEDIGSEEARSGSFPRIAARIAVAERLGGQVCLYLEGGGGEAFAARPKDTAGCRPGDRLELALGLARGRFFDAESGAALDPSA
- a CDS encoding carbohydrate ABC transporter permease, coding for MADRRSPVRPRHAGPVLALGVLLFLSALFAFPFLWMVLATFKANPEIFNIFPLLPEEFHLRHYRSLLSGEWIPYPRQFLNSLVITVAQTLIALALSAAAGFVFAKHSFHGKRLLFALAVLVVLIPRQVMVLPLFVWMNRLHLLDGPWSVIWPGAISGIGVLYFTQACKRLPDDLLDMARSEGASEYRVFLACLPLLRPSLIAYGLIHFILAWHEHLIPLVMLTAPEHMTAGVALSSLYGSSMRIPYGLLMAGSAMTLIPTALLYLLVQRHFKSSLAELTVQ
- a CDS encoding extracellular solute-binding protein, translated to MSLRSLSLLLLSMSCGSFAASEDPAKAAPPAPAQAAAAPAAKSGLAPIEFWVNSQTDEKYYQNMIQVYKAKVDPTFDAHVRSYGFTEMPDKLAIAIKTGVNPPDIVQLDEIYFSLYLRGTIPFADLTPRLEKSEMAGGILPQRMGLFRWKDRVYGIPQSVSEVVLYYRDDVFKELGITPKSIDTWPKLEAVAKKLHTETRSMLVLDWSYFEILMRQRGYELFDAAGNPLPDSAVAVSTLRKIKEWKDKGIGLVPDRGSMFEPEFFNSYVQNNGVLAIMGADWYGLDMIQGFDVKHTGKWKAIPLPVWTDTLSRGQSPTSSFSGQGLVIFKKSKQQDRAWKFIDWVMSDVDANVERYLQGNCFTPYRPAWTDLRFNRADPYFAGQTLAGLFMELAPKVHQDRTALERRDQALKTRRKPLPVFLLVPFFAGLVAFWLIPIAQGFSLSLQSDTLFDEPEFVGLAHYRELLHDPRFFHALRNTLAYAAMSISAVTAFSLGLAHLLRRTYARSRSAILFCLMLPGLTPPAVLAFLYLLVFNGPHGMLNALVAAPLGLPMVDWIRDPRVIKFSLVLLAIWRWSGFTTLILLSGLDGIPKAYYDLARAEGAGAWHAFRYVTLPMLSHVLAFTAVFLFLDACVLFEGAYILLGGSGGTLDAGLLLVAYNYLTAFTLGRFGSAAAMGFSMVPLLMFAVWLLLLRGRGRAERSRQAVAIPGGVHG